The Bacteroides fragilis NCTC 9343 genome includes the window AGCTCGAAATCGGGAGCCACCTTTCCAACCTGTATAAATTCGCCAATCAGCTTTACCGGTTGTCCTTTGAAATTTGTTGTTGCCATAATTGATAACTCTAAGTTTTATTTACTATATTCTAAACAATCGGTGCAAGAACTTTGTTCACGATGGACAATAATCTAAAAAATAAAATTGATATGAAAACTTTATTCGACGAGATGGAACACGCAGTCAAAAACTGGTGGTTATCTCTTATTCTGGGTATTCTGTACATCATCGTGGCTCTCTGTCTGCTATTCGCACCGGGAAGCAGTTACATTGCCCTCAGCGTCATCTTCAGCATTTCGATGCTGATAAGTGGTATCATCGAAATCATCTTCTCCATCAGTAACCGGCGAGGCATCTCGTCCTGGGGATGGTACCTCGCAGGCGGTATCATCGATCTGATCTTAGGCATCTACCTGGTAGCCTATCCGCTGCTCAGCATGGAAGTCATACCGTTCATAGTCGCCTTCTGGATGATGTTCCGCGGTTTCTCCGCCACAGGCTATTCTATGGACCTGAAGCGTTATGGCACCCGTGAGTGGGGATGGTACATGGGATTCGGCATCCTCGCCATCATTTGTTCGCTGATCATCCTGTGGCAGCCGGCCGTAGGTGCCCTCTACGTTATATATATGCTGGCATTCACTTTCCTGATCATCGGATTCTTCCGTGTCATGTTGTCCTTCGAACTGAAAAGCCTTCATAAACGATCAACGGTGATGAACGGTAAATGATAAACATTGAATGAACCCCTATTCACCACAGATTACACAGATTAACACAGATATTTTAATTAAACTCTCAGTAAAATAAATTATTAATCTGTGAGAATCTGTGTAATCTGCGGTGAATTATGACTCCCCTAACCGTTACTAATACATCGTTTTCATAAACCGGAACAGGGTTGTTCTGGATACCCCCATCTTCTCCGCCAATTCCGAGTAAGTAGTTCCTTTGTCAAGTTCTTTGGTAAGTACGCGCTTATTGGCACGCAGCAATTTTATTTTAGGCGTATCCCCTTTCTTTCGGCCTAAAGTCATTCCTTCCTGCTTTCTGCGTGCGAGAGCTTCTTTGGTACGCATCGAAATCAGGTTCCTTTCTATTTCCGCCATCAGTCCGAACGCGAATCCCAGCACCTTGCTGTTGATGTCGTCCTGAAACACATAGCCCTCTTTGGTGCTATAGAGCACTACCTGCTTCTTAATACAAAAATTCAGGATAGTCATAATCTCGAGCAGTGTACGGCTCAATCTCGAAATCTCCGTTACAATCAGTGTATCCCCGGGATGCATTCTCTTCAATAACTCTGATAGCTTTCTGTCTTTTGTGCTCACGCTTCCGCTTACGGTCTCTGTGTACCACTTGTCAATCGACAACCCATTCTTCTCTGCAAATCGCATAATCTCTTCCTTCTGATTAGCCAAAAACTGTTTTTCCGTACTTACTCTCAAATAAGCTATTACCATAATTCATGTTTTTAAATGATTAATACACCACGAAAAAACGGCTATTCATTCAAATACGGGACACTTTTTTACGTTCCTTTTTTCTCATGCCACTTGGGTATTTCTGAAACTTTCATTCGTCTATACATTTATGCTATTGATTTTTTACTAATTTCCAGCATATTTTCCAATCTGTCACTCAAAATCTTTTTTATTATAAACCGTGTTCTTGAACACACTAAAAAGAACAAGAAAATGGAAATAGAAAAATTCATTAAATCTTTAGCAAGAAAAGCGAAGTTAGGCGGGCGTTACAGCACAGCCAATACCTACCTCTACACTTTGCACAGTTTTCAGAAGTTTGCGGGAAAAGCCTCACTGACTTTTGAAGAGATCACTCCCGAGAGTATCAAGGAGTACGAGCAATACTTAATCCTCAACGGGAAACGGTACAACACGATCTCGCTCTACATGCGCATGTTGCGTTCCATCTGCAATCAGGCATCGGAGCAGAACATAGCTTCGCTCAACACCCGCGAGCTGTTTGAGAATGTTTTTATCGGCAACGAACCCACTGCCAAGCGTGCCATCTCACCCGTCCTCATTTCCCGCCTGCTCGAAGCAGATTTCAGCAAGAACAGCCGGCTCGATT containing:
- a CDS encoding HdeD family acid-resistance protein, yielding MKTLFDEMEHAVKNWWLSLILGILYIIVALCLLFAPGSSYIALSVIFSISMLISGIIEIIFSISNRRGISSWGWYLAGGIIDLILGIYLVAYPLLSMEVIPFIVAFWMMFRGFSATGYSMDLKRYGTREWGWYMGFGILAIICSLIILWQPAVGALYVIYMLAFTFLIIGFFRVMLSFELKSLHKRSTVMNGK
- the mpi gene encoding serine-type multi-promoter DNA invertase Mpi gives rise to the protein MVIAYLRVSTEKQFLANQKEEIMRFAEKNGLSIDKWYTETVSGSVSTKDRKLSELLKRMHPGDTLIVTEISRLSRTLLEIMTILNFCIKKQVVLYSTKEGYVFQDDINSKVLGFAFGLMAEIERNLISMRTKEALARRKQEGMTLGRKKGDTPKIKLLRANKRVLTKELDKGTTYSELAEKMGVSRTTLFRFMKTMY